The Leclercia sp. S52 genome has a segment encoding these proteins:
- a CDS encoding YgdI/YgdR family lipoprotein, which translates to MRNNLLLTSIFTAAALFTVAGCSSNQAVKTTDGKTIVTDGKPKVDDDTGMMSIDNAETGQTEQINRDQVKSMGELDN; encoded by the coding sequence ATGCGAAATAATCTTTTGCTGACCTCTATTTTTACTGCCGCAGCACTGTTCACCGTTGCCGGTTGTTCATCTAATCAGGCGGTGAAAACTACCGACGGCAAAACCATTGTCACCGACGGTAAACCAAAGGTGGATGATGATACTGGAATGATGTCTATTGATAATGCCGAAACCGGTCAGACGGAACAGATTAACCGCGATCAGGTTAAATCCATGGGTGAGCTGGATAACTGA
- a CDS encoding autotransporter outer membrane beta-barrel domain-containing protein: MAGDINNAGTISGAEKGIKIQQNSTEINNTATGVIEGKTALSADAGVAINNEGLINGSVGNGAEFNTTGSSNIENSGTIHGSTNGVIATGDHRLLLGNTGVIEGSDSAITFASNQSNVLILRSGSVLNGDVISTNSRTNTLTLRGQGAEDSNFRGLNEGDGFASLTMNGTDWALSGNVDIIGANDSIKVDAGKLTLTGNVKNDAGNTLISNVGTLQLGDGTHTGALTGTVTNNGTFIFNQGSDSTFASDMTGSGNVEKIDANLLTLTGNDSYTGNTLLRSGTTLVAEGATFASAGSVNNNVDILSGGVLASWNAVQGNSASSSSTLNTINGNVTNSGTLQIAGLNDSVGNNFTINGDYTGVSGSLIAMNSVLGDDSSATDHLTITGNSAGESGIRISNIGGMGAQTVNGMQVVSVGGNSDAAFSLSRPVVVGAWEYSLNQHTDGNWYLESLDTTPAPTPDPTPDPAPDPAPDPTPDPAPAPTPDPTPDPTPDPTPSPAPAPANLAPEVGAYLGNYLAAQDMFLHKRDDRDQLTLRNEDDLNTWMYVKGRYHENDVAGGKVNYDTTQYVMQVGSDFISKKMDTGVLHSGMMFGAGQAKTDSTSATSKRSAQGKVDGVNVGVYATWQEDQQLRKGSYIDSWASFGWYHNKLRSDGRDNESYNSHGFAASLEAGHAWIVDSESERTWKIEPQIQAVYSYLDQENHTDADGVRISTLDNDSVLGRVGVKTSYFNQKDVQAWQPYVAVNWLKGAGQNDIAFNGEAFSNDTPDDRGQLELGVTGKLNETTLISLRASGEWGENSYDAYGGHILLNHRW; encoded by the coding sequence ATGGCTGGGGACATAAACAATGCCGGAACAATTAGTGGCGCAGAGAAAGGCATTAAGATTCAACAAAACTCAACCGAAATCAATAATACCGCAACAGGCGTTATCGAAGGTAAAACAGCGCTCTCTGCTGATGCTGGTGTCGCAATCAATAATGAGGGCCTTATTAACGGCAGCGTCGGGAACGGTGCAGAATTTAATACTACAGGTAGTAGTAATATTGAAAATAGCGGAACCATTCACGGTTCCACAAACGGCGTTATCGCGACCGGCGATCACAGGCTTCTGCTCGGCAATACCGGGGTGATTGAGGGTTCAGACAGCGCAATTACCTTTGCAAGTAATCAATCTAACGTGTTGATACTGAGAAGCGGATCGGTGCTTAACGGCGACGTTATCTCAACCAATTCGAGGACTAACACCTTAACATTACGTGGACAAGGTGCCGAAGACAGCAACTTCCGCGGCCTGAATGAGGGAGACGGTTTCGCTTCGCTGACCATGAATGGTACTGATTGGGCACTGTCCGGCAATGTCGATATTATCGGCGCAAACGACTCAATTAAGGTCGATGCGGGTAAACTGACCCTGACTGGCAACGTAAAAAATGACGCCGGTAATACCCTGATTTCTAACGTCGGCACGCTGCAGCTGGGTGACGGCACCCATACCGGCGCACTGACCGGTACGGTTACCAACAACGGTACCTTTATCTTTAACCAGGGTTCCGATTCCACCTTCGCGTCTGATATGACCGGCAGCGGCAATGTGGAAAAAATCGATGCGAATCTGTTAACCCTGACCGGCAACGATAGCTACACCGGCAACACCCTTCTGCGCAGCGGCACAACCCTGGTAGCCGAAGGCGCAACCTTTGCCAGCGCAGGCAGCGTAAACAACAACGTTGATATCCTCAGCGGCGGCGTGCTGGCATCCTGGAATGCCGTGCAGGGGAACAGCGCGTCCAGCTCTTCTACCCTTAACACCATCAACGGCAACGTCACTAACAGTGGCACGCTGCAGATCGCCGGGCTGAATGACAGCGTAGGCAACAATTTCACCATCAACGGGGACTATACCGGCGTAAGCGGTAGCCTGATCGCCATGAACAGCGTGCTGGGTGATGACAGTTCAGCTACTGACCATCTCACCATTACCGGCAATAGCGCCGGTGAGTCTGGCATCCGCATCTCCAATATCGGCGGGATGGGCGCGCAGACCGTCAACGGGATGCAGGTCGTCAGCGTGGGCGGTAACTCCGATGCGGCGTTTTCTCTCTCCAGACCAGTCGTGGTCGGGGCGTGGGAATATAGCCTGAACCAGCACACTGATGGTAACTGGTATCTGGAATCTTTAGATACTACGCCTGCGCCTACACCGGATCCAACACCAGATCCAGCACCAGATCCAGCACCAGATCCAACACCAGACCCAGCACCGGCTCCAACGCCAGACCCAACACCAGATCCAACACCGGATCCAACGCCTTCACCGGCACCGGCACCAGCCAACCTCGCACCTGAGGTGGGCGCCTATTTAGGTAACTATCTCGCCGCCCAGGATATGTTCCTGCACAAACGCGACGATCGCGATCAGCTGACGCTGCGCAATGAAGACGATCTCAACACCTGGATGTACGTCAAAGGTCGCTATCATGAAAATGACGTAGCGGGTGGCAAAGTTAACTATGACACTACTCAGTACGTGATGCAGGTCGGCAGTGATTTCATCAGTAAGAAGATGGACACCGGGGTTCTGCATAGCGGGATGATGTTCGGTGCCGGTCAGGCCAAAACCGACTCTACCTCAGCGACCAGCAAACGTTCTGCGCAGGGTAAAGTGGATGGCGTTAACGTCGGCGTATACGCCACCTGGCAGGAAGATCAGCAGCTGCGTAAAGGCAGCTATATCGACAGCTGGGCCTCTTTCGGCTGGTATCACAACAAGCTGAGAAGCGACGGTCGTGACAACGAGTCCTACAACAGCCACGGCTTTGCCGCCTCGCTGGAAGCAGGTCATGCCTGGATTGTGGACTCAGAAAGCGAAAGAACCTGGAAAATCGAACCGCAGATCCAAGCCGTCTACAGCTATCTTGATCAGGAAAATCACACTGACGCCGACGGCGTGCGTATCTCCACTCTCGATAACGACAGCGTGCTGGGACGTGTGGGTGTGAAAACCAGCTACTTCAATCAGAAAGATGTGCAGGCCTGGCAGCCTTATGTAGCGGTTAACTGGCTGAAGGGTGCCGGGCAGAACGATATCGCCTTTAACGGCGAAGCGTTCAGCAACGATACTCCGGACGATCGCGGTCAGCTGGAGCTGGGCGTCACCGGCAAGTTGAACGAGACCACCTTGATCTCGCTGCGCGCCAGCGGCGAATGGGGTGAAAACAGCTACGATGCCTACGGCGGTCATATTCTGCTGAACCACCGTTGGTAA
- the kefF gene encoding glutathione-regulated potassium-efflux system oxidoreductase KefF yields MILIIYAHPYPHHSHANKRMLDQVKTLEGVEIRSLYQLYPDFNIDIAAEQEAIARADLIVWQHPMHWYSTPPLLKLWIDKVFSHGWAYGHNGKALRGKSLLWAVTTGGGESHFDIGSFPGFEVLAQPLQATALYCGLNWLPPFAMHCTFVCDDETLQAQARHYKQRLLDWQEAHHG; encoded by the coding sequence ATGATCCTCATTATTTATGCCCATCCTTACCCGCATCACTCCCATGCGAATAAACGGATGCTTGATCAGGTAAAGACGCTGGAGGGCGTAGAGATCCGCTCGCTCTACCAGCTCTATCCTGACTTTAATATTGATATCGCCGCCGAGCAGGAGGCGATCGCCAGGGCCGATTTGATTGTCTGGCAGCACCCGATGCACTGGTACAGCACTCCGCCTTTATTGAAACTGTGGATCGACAAAGTGTTTTCACACGGCTGGGCATATGGTCATAACGGCAAAGCGCTCAGGGGCAAAAGCCTGTTGTGGGCGGTGACGACCGGGGGCGGTGAAAGCCATTTTGATATCGGCTCCTTCCCCGGCTTTGAGGTACTGGCGCAGCCGCTGCAGGCGACCGCGCTTTACTGTGGTCTGAACTGGCTTCCTCCGTTTGCCATGCACTGCACCTTTGTCTGTGACGACGAAACGCTGCAAGCCCAGGCCCGACACTATAAACAACGTTTACTCGACTGGCAGGAGGCGCACCATGGATAG
- the kefC gene encoding glutathione-regulated potassium-efflux system protein KefC: protein MDSHTLIQALIYLGAAALIVPVAVRLGLGSVLGYLIAGCVIGPWGFRLVTDAESILHFAEIGVVLMLFVIGLELDPRRLWKLRASVFGGGALQMLACGLLLGGFCILLGMDWKVAELIGMTLALSSTAIAMQAMNERNLTVSQMGRSAFSVLLFQDIAAIPLVAMIPLLAVSGASTTLGAFALSALKVAGALTLVVLLGRYVSRPLLRFVARSGLREVFSAVALFLVFGFGLMLEEAGLSMAMGAFLAGVLLASSEYRHALESDIEPFKGLLLGLFFIGVGMSVDFGTLVTHPLRIAILLVGFLVIKMAMLWLVARPLKVPGKQRRWFAVLLGQGSEFAFVVFGAANMANVLDPEWAKALTLAVALSMAVTPLLLVVLTRLEAANSGQEREADEIDEEQPRVIIAGFGRFGQITGRLLLSSGVKMVILDHDPDHIETLRKFDMKVFYGDATRVDLLESAGAQKAEVLINAIDDPKNSLQLVELAKTHFPHLKIISRARDIDHYIKLRQIGVDAPERETFEGALKSGRLALESLGLGAYEARERADLFRRFNIEMVEEMAAMAENDATSRAAVVKRTSAMLMDIINEDRNHLSLTQRHGWQGTEEGKHTGDPGDEPESKPLA from the coding sequence ATGGATAGCCATACGCTGATTCAGGCGCTGATCTATTTAGGCGCCGCAGCGCTGATTGTGCCGGTTGCGGTACGCCTTGGGCTCGGCTCGGTGCTGGGATATCTGATTGCCGGCTGCGTGATTGGCCCGTGGGGATTCCGGCTGGTCACCGACGCCGAGTCGATCCTGCACTTTGCGGAGATCGGCGTGGTGCTGATGCTGTTTGTCATTGGCCTGGAGCTGGATCCGCGTCGTCTGTGGAAGCTACGCGCGTCGGTGTTTGGTGGTGGGGCATTGCAGATGCTGGCCTGCGGTCTGCTGCTGGGTGGATTCTGCATCCTGCTGGGCATGGACTGGAAGGTGGCGGAGCTGATCGGCATGACGCTGGCTCTCTCCTCCACGGCCATCGCCATGCAGGCCATGAACGAGCGCAACCTGACGGTTTCTCAGATGGGGCGCAGCGCCTTCTCGGTGCTGCTCTTCCAGGATATCGCGGCCATTCCTTTAGTGGCGATGATCCCGCTGCTCGCCGTATCCGGAGCCTCTACCACCCTTGGCGCCTTTGCTCTCTCGGCATTAAAAGTCGCCGGAGCATTGACCCTGGTGGTCCTGCTCGGACGGTACGTCAGCCGACCGCTGCTGCGCTTTGTAGCCCGTTCCGGCCTGCGGGAAGTGTTCAGCGCCGTGGCCTTGTTCCTGGTCTTCGGCTTTGGCCTGATGCTGGAAGAGGCCGGACTCTCTATGGCGATGGGCGCGTTCCTGGCCGGCGTCCTGCTGGCAAGCTCGGAGTACCGCCACGCGCTGGAAAGCGACATCGAGCCCTTTAAAGGGCTTCTGCTGGGGCTGTTTTTCATCGGCGTCGGCATGTCCGTCGACTTCGGCACCTTAGTGACCCATCCGCTGCGCATTGCGATCCTGCTGGTGGGCTTCCTGGTGATTAAAATGGCGATGCTCTGGCTGGTTGCTCGTCCGCTGAAGGTGCCCGGGAAACAGCGCCGCTGGTTTGCGGTACTGCTGGGGCAGGGGAGTGAGTTTGCGTTCGTGGTATTTGGCGCGGCTAACATGGCAAACGTGCTCGATCCGGAGTGGGCGAAAGCGCTGACGCTGGCGGTAGCGCTCTCGATGGCGGTAACGCCGCTGCTGCTGGTGGTATTGACCCGCCTGGAAGCGGCCAACAGTGGTCAGGAGCGTGAGGCGGATGAAATCGACGAAGAACAGCCGCGGGTGATCATTGCCGGGTTTGGTCGCTTCGGCCAGATCACCGGCCGTTTGCTGCTCTCCAGTGGGGTGAAGATGGTCATCCTCGATCACGATCCCGACCATATTGAGACCTTGCGTAAGTTTGACATGAAGGTCTTTTACGGCGATGCCACGCGCGTGGATCTGCTGGAGTCCGCCGGGGCGCAGAAGGCCGAAGTGCTGATCAACGCGATTGACGATCCGAAGAACAGCCTGCAGCTGGTTGAACTGGCGAAGACCCATTTCCCGCATCTGAAAATCATCTCCCGCGCCCGCGATATCGATCATTACATCAAGCTGCGCCAGATCGGTGTTGATGCGCCGGAGCGTGAAACCTTCGAAGGGGCGCTGAAATCCGGTCGGCTGGCGCTGGAAAGTCTCGGGCTCGGGGCGTATGAAGCCCGGGAGCGGGCCGATCTGTTCCGCCGGTTTAATATTGAGATGGTCGAGGAGATGGCTGCAATGGCGGAGAACGATGCCACGTCACGTGCGGCGGTGGTTAAACGCACCAGCGCCATGCTGATGGATATCATCAACGAAGATCGTAATCACCTCTCGCTGACCCAGCGTCACGGCTGGCAGGGCACGGAAGAAGGTAAGCATACGGGCGATCCGGGAGACGAGCCGGAGAGTAAACCGCTGGCGTGA
- the folA gene encoding type 3 dihydrofolate reductase: MISLIAALAVDRVIGMENAMPWNLPADLAWFKRTTLNKPVVMGRLTWESIGRPLPGRKNIVISSQPGTDERVEWVKSIDEAIAACGDAEEIMVIGGGRVYEQFLPKAQKLYLTHIDAEVEGDTHFPDYDPDEWESVFSEFHDADAQNSHSYCFEILERR, from the coding sequence ATGATCAGTCTGATTGCGGCGCTTGCGGTAGATCGCGTGATTGGTATGGAAAACGCCATGCCGTGGAATCTGCCTGCCGATCTCGCGTGGTTTAAACGTACTACGTTGAACAAGCCAGTAGTAATGGGGCGCCTGACCTGGGAGTCAATCGGGCGTCCTTTACCGGGCCGTAAAAACATCGTAATAAGCAGCCAGCCCGGCACGGATGAGCGTGTTGAGTGGGTTAAATCCATTGACGAAGCTATCGCTGCCTGCGGCGATGCCGAAGAGATAATGGTGATTGGTGGAGGCCGTGTGTACGAGCAATTCCTGCCGAAAGCGCAGAAATTATATCTGACACACATTGATGCTGAAGTGGAAGGAGATACGCATTTCCCGGACTACGATCCTGACGAATGGGAATCGGTATTCAGCGAATTCCACGACGCGGATGCGCAAAATTCGCATAGCTACTGCTTCGAGATCCTTGAACGCCGCTAA
- the apaH gene encoding bis(5'-nucleosyl)-tetraphosphatase (symmetrical) ApaH — protein sequence MSTYLIGDVHGCYDELIALLKQVDFTPGTDTLWLTGDLVARGPASLEVLRYVKSLGDSVRLVLGNHDLHLLAVYAGISRNKPKDRITPLLDAPDADELINWLRRQPLLQVDEEKQLVMAHAGITPQWDLQTAKECARDVEAVLSSDSYPFFLDAMYGDMPNNWSTELSGVARLRFITNAFTRMRYCFPNGQLDMYCKDVPENAPTPLKPWFAIPGPVTDHYSVIFGHWASLEGKGTPEGIYGLDTGCCWGGELTCLRWEDKAYFVQPSNRHQDLGENEAVAS from the coding sequence ATGTCTACATATCTCATTGGCGACGTTCATGGTTGCTACGATGAACTGATCGCGTTGTTAAAGCAGGTGGATTTTACCCCAGGTACGGACACGCTATGGCTCACCGGCGATCTTGTTGCGCGCGGACCTGCCTCGCTGGAAGTGCTGCGTTATGTGAAGTCGCTGGGTGACAGCGTACGGCTCGTCCTTGGCAATCACGATCTGCATCTGCTGGCGGTTTACGCCGGGATCAGCCGTAATAAGCCGAAAGACAGGATCACCCCGCTGCTGGATGCGCCTGACGCCGATGAGCTTATTAACTGGCTGCGTCGCCAGCCGCTGCTGCAGGTTGATGAAGAGAAGCAGCTGGTGATGGCGCATGCGGGCATTACGCCGCAGTGGGATCTGCAAACCGCGAAAGAGTGCGCACGCGACGTTGAAGCCGTGCTCTCCAGCGACTCTTATCCCTTCTTCCTCGATGCCATGTACGGCGACATGCCCAACAACTGGAGCACGGAGCTCAGCGGTGTGGCGCGCCTGCGTTTTATCACCAACGCCTTCACCCGCATGCGCTACTGCTTCCCGAACGGTCAGCTGGATATGTACTGCAAGGATGTGCCGGAAAACGCGCCGACGCCGCTCAAACCCTGGTTTGCGATCCCTGGGCCGGTGACGGATCATTACAGCGTGATCTTCGGTCACTGGGCGTCGCTGGAAGGCAAAGGCACGCCAGAGGGCATCTACGGGCTGGATACCGGCTGCTGCTGGGGTGGGGAACTGACCTGTCTGCGCTGGGAAGATAAAGCGTATTTTGTTCAGCCGTCGAACCGGCATCAGGACTTAGGCGAGAACGAAGCGGTAGCGTCGTAG
- the apaG gene encoding Co2+/Mg2+ efflux protein ApaG gives MIDSPRVCVHVQSIYIESQSTPDEERYVFAYTVTIRNLGRMPVQLLGRYWLITNGNGREIEVQGEGVVGEQPHIDPGEEYQYTSGAVIETPLGTMQGHYEMVDADGNAFRIAIPVFRLAVPTLIH, from the coding sequence ATGATTGATTCGCCCCGCGTATGTGTTCATGTACAAAGCATCTATATTGAGTCCCAGTCCACCCCGGATGAAGAGCGCTATGTTTTTGCTTATACGGTAACCATTCGCAACCTGGGGCGGATGCCTGTGCAGCTGCTCGGGCGCTACTGGCTTATCACCAACGGCAACGGTCGTGAAATTGAAGTACAGGGCGAAGGTGTGGTCGGTGAACAGCCGCACATCGATCCCGGCGAAGAGTATCAGTACACCAGCGGCGCGGTAATCGAAACGCCGCTGGGCACCATGCAGGGCCATTATGAAATGGTCGATGCCGACGGCAATGCATTCCGCATTGCCATTCCTGTTTTCCGTCTGGCTGTTCCAACACTCATTCACTAA
- the rsmA gene encoding 16S rRNA (adenine(1518)-N(6)/adenine(1519)-N(6))-dimethyltransferase RsmA, with amino-acid sequence MNNRVHQGHLARKRFGQNFLNDQFVIESIVSAINPQKGQAMVEIGPGLAALTEPVGERLDELTVIELDRDLAARLQTHPFLGPKLTIYQQDAMTMNFGELSEKMGQPLRVFGNLPYNISTPLMFHLFSYTDAIADMHFMLQKEVVNRLVAGPNSKAYGRLSVMAQYFCNVIPVLEVPPSAFTPPPKVDSAVVRLVPHKTKPYPVKELRVLSRITTEAFNQRRKTIRNSLGNLFTVEVLAQLGIDPAMRAENISVEQYCKLANYISENAPPKES; translated from the coding sequence ATGAATAATCGCGTCCACCAGGGCCATTTAGCCCGTAAACGTTTCGGGCAAAACTTCCTCAACGATCAGTTCGTGATCGAAAGTATTGTTTCGGCTATCAATCCACAAAAAGGCCAGGCGATGGTCGAGATCGGGCCGGGCCTTGCCGCTCTGACCGAGCCGGTTGGCGAGCGTCTGGACGAGCTGACCGTCATCGAACTGGACCGCGATCTGGCAGCACGCCTGCAGACGCACCCGTTCCTTGGGCCGAAACTGACTATTTATCAGCAAGATGCCATGACCATGAACTTCGGCGAGCTGTCGGAGAAAATGGGGCAACCGCTGCGCGTGTTTGGTAACCTGCCGTATAACATCTCAACGCCGCTGATGTTCCACCTGTTTAGCTATACTGATGCCATTGCCGACATGCACTTCATGTTGCAAAAAGAGGTCGTTAACCGACTGGTTGCAGGGCCAAACAGTAAAGCGTATGGTCGTTTAAGCGTGATGGCACAATATTTCTGCAACGTGATCCCGGTACTTGAAGTGCCGCCATCTGCGTTCACGCCACCACCAAAAGTGGATTCTGCAGTGGTGCGTCTCGTGCCGCATAAAACGAAGCCGTACCCGGTTAAAGAGCTGCGCGTTCTGAGCCGTATCACTACTGAAGCCTTTAACCAGCGCCGTAAAACGATTCGTAATAGCCTTGGCAATCTGTTTACCGTTGAGGTGTTAGCTCAGTTGGGTATCGACCCGGCAATGCGTGCGGAGAACATCTCCGTAGAACAGTACTGCAAGCTGGCTAATTACATCAGCGAAAATGCGCCGCCGAAGGAGAGCTAA
- the pdxA gene encoding 4-hydroxythreonine-4-phosphate dehydrogenase PdxA — MMKHHRVVITPGEPAGIGPDLVVQLAQRSWPVELVICADASVLEARAKLLNLPLTLLPYQAENAPLPQQAGTLTLLPVPLRTPVIPGQLSTENGHYVVETLARACDGCLNGEFAALITGPVHKGVINDAGVAFTGHTEFFEERSHSAKVVMMLATEELRVALATTHLPIKAVSDAITPDLLREVIAILHHDLRTKFGIADPHVLVCGLNPHAGEGGHMGTEEIDTIIPVLDEMRAQGMNLSGPLPADTLFQPKYLDHADAVLAMYHDQGLPVLKYQGFGRGVNITLGLPFIRTSVDHGTALDLAGQGKADVGSFITALNLAIKMIVNTQ, encoded by the coding sequence ATAATGAAACACCATCGTGTTGTCATCACTCCCGGCGAACCCGCCGGGATTGGTCCCGATCTGGTCGTCCAGCTTGCCCAGCGCAGCTGGCCGGTCGAACTGGTGATCTGCGCCGATGCCAGCGTGCTTGAGGCGCGGGCGAAACTGCTCAATCTGCCGCTCACGCTGCTGCCGTATCAGGCAGAAAATGCGCCCCTCCCCCAGCAAGCGGGCACGCTGACGCTGCTGCCTGTCCCGCTGCGTACGCCCGTTATCCCTGGTCAACTGAGTACCGAAAACGGCCACTATGTGGTGGAGACTCTGGCGCGCGCCTGTGATGGCTGCCTGAACGGCGAATTTGCCGCGCTGATCACCGGGCCGGTGCATAAAGGGGTGATCAACGATGCCGGCGTGGCCTTTACCGGCCACACCGAGTTTTTTGAAGAGCGTTCCCACAGCGCGAAAGTAGTGATGATGTTGGCAACCGAGGAGCTGCGCGTTGCGCTGGCTACCACCCATCTGCCGATCAAAGCGGTTTCCGACGCTATTACGCCGGATCTGCTGCGCGAGGTGATTGCCATCCTGCATCATGACTTACGCACCAAATTCGGTATTGCCGATCCGCACGTGCTGGTCTGCGGCCTCAACCCGCACGCGGGCGAAGGCGGTCACATGGGTACGGAAGAGATCGATACCATCATTCCGGTGCTGGACGAAATGCGGGCCCAGGGGATGAATCTCAGCGGGCCGCTGCCTGCGGATACCCTGTTCCAGCCTAAATATCTTGATCATGCAGACGCCGTGCTGGCGATGTACCACGATCAGGGCCTTCCCGTGCTAAAATACCAGGGATTTGGCCGCGGCGTGAACATCACCCTCGGTTTACCCTTTATTCGCACTTCTGTTGACCATGGCACTGCACTTGATTTAGCGGGCCAGGGGAAAGCAGATGTCGGCAGTTTTATTACGGCGCTTAACCTCGCCATCAAAATGATTGTTAATACTCAATGA
- the surA gene encoding peptidylprolyl isomerase SurA, with the protein MKNWKTLLLGIAMVANTSFAAPQVVDKVAAVVNNGVVLESDVDGLMQSVKLNAGQAGQQLPDDSTLRHQILERLIMDQIVLQMGQKMGVKISDEQLDQAIANIAKQNNMSADQMRSRLAYDGISYSTYRNQIRKEMLISEVRNNEVRRRVTILPQEVEALAKQVGNQNDASTELNLSHILIPLSENPSSDQVAEAESQARSIVDQARNGGDFGKLAITYSADQQALKGGQMGWGRIQELPSIFAQALSTAKKGDIVGPIRSGVGFHILKVNDLRGQSQSISVTEVHARHILLKPSPLMNDDQARAKLQQIAADIRSGKTSFANAAKEFSQDPGSANQGGDLGWAAADIYDPAFRDALMRMTKGQLSDPVHSTFGWHLIELLDTRNVDKTDAAQKDRAYRMLFNRKFSEEAATWMQEQRASAYVKVLSK; encoded by the coding sequence ATGAAGAACTGGAAAACGCTGCTGCTCGGTATCGCTATGGTCGCGAATACCAGCTTCGCGGCCCCACAGGTTGTCGACAAAGTCGCTGCCGTTGTGAACAACGGTGTGGTACTTGAGAGCGACGTTGATGGTTTAATGCAGTCTGTGAAGCTCAACGCGGGTCAGGCAGGTCAGCAACTTCCGGATGATTCCACACTGCGTCATCAGATCCTTGAACGTCTGATCATGGATCAGATCGTTCTGCAGATGGGTCAGAAGATGGGTGTGAAGATCTCTGATGAGCAGCTCGATCAGGCTATCGCCAATATTGCGAAGCAGAACAACATGTCAGCTGACCAGATGCGCAGCCGTCTGGCCTATGACGGCATCAGCTATTCGACCTACCGTAATCAGATCCGTAAAGAGATGCTGATTTCTGAAGTGCGTAACAACGAAGTGCGTCGTCGCGTGACGATCCTGCCGCAGGAAGTGGAAGCGCTGGCAAAACAGGTGGGTAACCAGAATGATGCCAGCACCGAGCTGAACCTGAGCCACATCCTGATCCCACTGTCAGAAAACCCGTCTTCCGACCAGGTTGCTGAGGCGGAGAGCCAGGCACGTTCCATCGTCGATCAGGCGCGTAACGGCGGTGATTTCGGCAAACTGGCGATCACCTATTCGGCTGACCAGCAGGCGCTGAAAGGCGGCCAGATGGGCTGGGGTCGTATTCAGGAGCTGCCATCTATCTTTGCTCAGGCGCTGAGCACGGCGAAGAAAGGCGATATCGTGGGTCCAATCCGTTCCGGCGTTGGCTTCCACATTCTGAAGGTGAACGATCTGCGCGGCCAGAGCCAGAGCATCTCCGTCACCGAAGTGCATGCCCGCCATATTCTGCTGAAACCTTCCCCGCTGATGAATGACGATCAGGCGCGGGCAAAACTGCAGCAGATTGCCGCCGATATCCGCAGCGGTAAAACTTCCTTCGCCAACGCCGCGAAAGAGTTCTCTCAGGATCCAGGTTCTGCGAATCAGGGCGGCGATCTGGGCTGGGCGGCAGCGGATATTTACGATCCGGCCTTCCGCGATGCCCTGATGCGTATGACCAAAGGTCAGCTGAGCGATCCTGTTCATTCCACCTTCGGCTGGCACCTGATTGAGCTGCTGGACACCCGTAACGTGGATAAAACCGATGCGGCCCAGAAAGACCGCGCGTACCGCATGCTGTTCAACCGTAAGTTCTCTGAAGAAGCGGCAACCTGGATGCAGGAGCAACGCGCCAGCGCTTACGTCAAAGTTCTGAGCAAATAA